One genomic window of Deinococcus peraridilitoris DSM 19664 includes the following:
- a CDS encoding ParA family protein, whose product MRTLVFFNHAGGVSKTSSTRDIGYTLARDHQLRVLLIDVDPQANLSSWLGVPQVPDERTVLGTLLRDEPLPEPYAVHGLRLIASNLWLASAEAQLPGVVGGFAHLRQQVRRLHDQYDLVLIDSPPSLGQLSLAAAVAADGLVVPVPTTHKGVGGIAGVLKMIETYRKLNPGLHVAWYLPTQHNPHTLHHREALAWMQGNLSPLGSPISYRPAIYPDAHAQSLPVGAYQPGSPADLEVKRATTELLAALDLGVVHGQ is encoded by the coding sequence GTGAGGACCCTAGTTTTCTTCAATCACGCGGGAGGTGTTTCGAAAACCTCGTCGACGCGCGATATCGGTTACACCCTGGCCCGCGATCATCAACTGCGTGTGTTGCTGATCGACGTCGATCCGCAGGCCAACCTGTCAAGCTGGTTGGGAGTGCCGCAGGTGCCGGACGAGCGCACCGTGCTGGGAACCCTGCTGCGCGATGAACCCCTGCCCGAACCGTACGCGGTCCACGGTTTACGGCTGATTGCCAGCAACCTGTGGCTGGCGTCCGCCGAGGCCCAGCTGCCCGGCGTGGTCGGGGGTTTCGCGCACCTTCGTCAGCAGGTCCGCCGGCTGCACGACCAGTACGACCTGGTGCTGATCGACTCTCCCCCATCGCTCGGTCAGCTGTCGCTCGCGGCGGCCGTGGCGGCCGACGGTCTGGTCGTGCCGGTACCGACGACCCACAAAGGCGTCGGCGGCATCGCGGGCGTCTTGAAAATGATTGAGACGTACCGCAAACTCAATCCCGGCCTGCACGTGGCGTGGTACCTGCCAACGCAGCACAATCCTCATACGCTGCACCACCGCGAAGCGTTGGCCTGGATGCAAGGCAACCTTTCCCCGCTGGGCAGCCCAATCAGTTACCGTCCGGCGATCTATCCGGACGCGCACGCCCAGAGCCTGCCGGTGGGCGCCTACCAGCCGGGCAGTCCGGCCGACCTGGAGGTCAAACGCGCGACGACCGAACTGCTGGCTGCATTGGACCTGGGGGTCG